A stretch of the Nitratireductor thuwali genome encodes the following:
- a CDS encoding IS110 family transposase, with protein sequence MLEVNTIGLDLAKNVFQAHGADGSGAVLFRKKLRRDQVLRFLVDQPACTVAMEACAGSHYWAREIAKLGHEVRLIAPGYVKPFVKRQKNDAADAEAICEAAQRPTMRFVAVKSEEQQAAAMVFRVRDLVVRQRTQTINAIRGHLAEFGLVAAQGLFHVAKLIATIEDKGSAIPEAARPILSLLVEQLRALDTRVAELDREVARRAREDAEARRLMTIPGIGPVTATALAALAPSAQTFKRGRDFAAWLGLTPLQRSSGGKQKLGETSRMGERTLRRLLIIGASAAVRWAMRKGSTGDPWLSRMLERKPPMLVIVALANKTARIVWALMARGGTYRTPAIAG encoded by the coding sequence ATGTTGGAAGTTAACACAATCGGATTGGACCTGGCGAAGAACGTGTTCCAGGCGCACGGCGCAGATGGGTCGGGAGCTGTGCTGTTCCGGAAGAAGCTTCGCCGCGATCAGGTACTTCGCTTTCTTGTCGATCAGCCGGCCTGCACGGTTGCCATGGAAGCGTGCGCCGGCAGCCATTACTGGGCGCGGGAGATCGCGAAGCTCGGGCACGAAGTCCGGCTGATCGCTCCGGGATACGTCAAGCCATTTGTGAAGCGTCAGAAGAACGATGCGGCTGACGCCGAAGCAATCTGTGAAGCTGCGCAACGGCCGACCATGCGGTTCGTGGCGGTGAAGAGCGAAGAGCAGCAGGCTGCGGCAATGGTGTTCCGCGTCCGCGATCTTGTCGTTCGCCAGCGGACCCAGACGATCAATGCAATACGCGGCCATCTTGCGGAATTTGGACTTGTGGCTGCGCAAGGCCTCTTCCACGTGGCCAAGCTCATCGCGACGATTGAGGATAAGGGTTCCGCCATCCCCGAAGCCGCCCGCCCGATCCTGTCTCTACTCGTTGAGCAGTTGCGGGCGCTGGATACGAGAGTGGCCGAGCTCGACCGAGAGGTCGCTCGGCGCGCCAGAGAGGATGCGGAAGCCAGGCGCTTGATGACCATTCCCGGTATAGGACCGGTCACCGCGACGGCGCTTGCCGCGTTGGCCCCGTCCGCTCAGACCTTCAAGAGAGGCCGGGACTTCGCGGCATGGCTCGGACTAACGCCGCTGCAACGTTCTTCGGGCGGCAAGCAGAAGCTCGGCGAGACGTCTCGAATGGGCGAGCGAACCCTGCGACGGCTGCTGATCATTGGGGCCAGCGCCGCCGTGCGCTGGGCCATGCGGAAGGGATCGACCGGGGATCCGTGGCTTTCGCGGATGCTTGAGCGCAAGCCACCCATGCTGGTCATCGTCGCCTTGGCCAACAAGACGGCGCGCATCGTGTGGGCATTGATGGCCAGAGGCGGAACCTATCGAACGCCGGCCATAGCAGGATAG
- a CDS encoding glutamate synthase subunit beta — MGKVTGFLEIDRQVHKYQPASDRIRHFREFTLPMSDKEVEKQAARCMDCGIPYCHGPTGCPVHNQIPDWNDLVYQGDWETAIRNLHSTNNFPEWTGRICPAPCEEACTLNLEDIPVAIKTIEQAIADKAYELGYVRPQPADRKTGKRVAVIGSGPAGMAAAQQLGRAGHEVHVYERESRPGGLMRFGIPDFKIEKHYIDRRIEQMQGEGVIFHCGVNVGVDKPVEELLAEYDAVLYCGGSEKPRPAGIPGVELHGVYDAMPYLVQQNKRVGGEDIQSAAWPEEPILAGGKHVVVVGGGDTASDCVGTAFRQGAVRVTQLDIRPKPPEKEDKLTVWPYWATKMRTSSSQAEGAEREFQVATLEFIGDEDGELTGVKCCEVDEKRKPIAGTEFIIKADLAFIAIGFAGPNEESVLKELDSKLETTTDRRNSTNVVANDQDYRTNIDRFFAAGDVRRGQSLVVWAIREGRQAARAIDEFLMGETVLPR; from the coding sequence ATGGGCAAGGTTACAGGGTTTCTCGAAATCGACCGGCAGGTGCACAAGTATCAGCCGGCCTCCGATCGCATTCGCCATTTCCGCGAATTCACGCTGCCCATGTCGGACAAGGAAGTCGAGAAACAGGCTGCGCGCTGCATGGATTGCGGGATCCCGTATTGCCACGGGCCGACGGGCTGTCCGGTGCACAACCAGATCCCGGACTGGAACGATCTCGTCTATCAGGGAGACTGGGAGACGGCGATCCGCAATCTGCACTCGACCAACAACTTCCCCGAGTGGACGGGCCGCATCTGCCCCGCACCATGCGAAGAGGCGTGCACGCTGAACCTCGAGGATATCCCCGTCGCCATCAAGACCATCGAGCAGGCGATCGCCGACAAGGCCTATGAACTGGGCTATGTGCGCCCGCAGCCGGCCGACAGGAAAACCGGAAAGCGCGTGGCCGTCATCGGCTCGGGGCCGGCCGGGATGGCGGCCGCCCAGCAGCTTGGCCGCGCCGGCCACGAGGTGCACGTCTATGAGCGGGAGAGCCGGCCCGGCGGCCTCATGCGGTTCGGCATTCCCGATTTCAAGATCGAGAAGCACTATATCGACCGCCGTATCGAGCAGATGCAGGGCGAAGGTGTGATCTTCCATTGCGGGGTCAATGTCGGCGTCGACAAGCCGGTCGAGGAACTCCTGGCCGAATACGACGCGGTGCTTTACTGCGGCGGCTCGGAAAAGCCGCGTCCTGCCGGTATCCCGGGCGTGGAACTTCATGGCGTCTATGACGCCATGCCCTACCTCGTGCAGCAGAACAAGCGGGTTGGGGGGGAGGACATCCAGTCCGCCGCCTGGCCCGAGGAGCCGATTCTGGCCGGCGGCAAGCACGTCGTCGTGGTGGGCGGCGGCGATACGGCTTCGGACTGCGTGGGCACGGCGTTCCGCCAGGGCGCGGTGCGCGTGACCCAGCTCGACATTCGCCCCAAGCCACCGGAAAAGGAAGACAAGCTGACCGTGTGGCCTTACTGGGCGACCAAGATGCGCACCTCCTCCTCGCAGGCGGAGGGCGCGGAACGGGAGTTCCAGGTCGCCACGCTCGAATTCATCGGCGACGAGGACGGGGAACTGACCGGCGTGAAGTGCTGTGAGGTGGATGAGAAGCGCAAGCCAATAGCGGGCACGGAATTCATCATCAAGGCGGACCTTGCTTTTATCGCCATCGGCTTCGCCGGGCCCAACGAGGAGAGCGTGCTGAAAGAGCTGGACTCCAAGCTGGAGACCACCACCGACCGCCGCAACTCGACGAACGTGGTGGCCAACGACCAGGACTACCGCACCAATATCGACCGCTTCTTCGCGGCCGGCGACGTGCGGCGGGGCCAGTCGCTGGTGGTCTGGGCCATCCGCGAGGGCCGCCAGGCCGCCCGGGCGATCGACGAGTTCCTGATGGGCGAGACGGTTCTGCCGCGCTGA